From one Treponema denticola genomic stretch:
- the ispH gene encoding 4-hydroxy-3-methylbut-2-enyl diphosphate reductase translates to MVVKRAEVLGYCSGVRRAVDTVLKIAKENTENKSGLYTFGPLIHNPSTMLRLKQMGVKTIDTENFTGDEDYKDSVIVIRAHGIPPSKKSELEKCGAKVIDATCSRVKASQALAKKHSEEAFVILAGDKNHGELISIAGYAEGKCLIVQNAEEAALIDLPSSLRANGSAVLIAQTTIKDSEYEAIASALKKRISDLKVFNTICPATYDRQAALKKLAYEVDALLVIGGKNSANTKRLFQTAVDTKKPSWLIEDASEIPKEIFSYSVIGLTAGASTPDFIIDEVEKKLLEG, encoded by the coding sequence ATGGTTGTAAAACGTGCGGAAGTTTTAGGTTATTGTTCCGGAGTACGCAGAGCCGTTGATACGGTTCTTAAAATAGCAAAAGAAAATACTGAAAATAAATCCGGCCTTTATACCTTCGGCCCCTTGATTCATAATCCTTCTACAATGTTACGGCTAAAGCAAATGGGTGTAAAAACTATTGACACTGAAAATTTTACCGGAGATGAAGACTATAAAGATTCCGTTATCGTAATAAGGGCTCACGGTATTCCTCCGTCAAAAAAAAGCGAGCTGGAAAAATGCGGGGCTAAGGTGATAGATGCAACATGCTCCAGAGTAAAGGCAAGTCAGGCTCTTGCAAAAAAACATTCTGAAGAAGCCTTTGTTATTTTAGCCGGAGATAAAAACCACGGAGAGCTTATAAGCATTGCAGGTTATGCGGAAGGAAAATGTTTAATCGTTCAAAACGCCGAAGAAGCCGCTTTAATAGATTTACCTTCTTCTTTGCGTGCAAACGGGAGTGCCGTTTTAATTGCTCAAACGACAATTAAGGACTCGGAATATGAAGCAATAGCTTCGGCTTTGAAGAAAAGGATTTCCGATTTAAAGGTATTCAATACGATTTGTCCTGCAACCTACGATAGGCAGGCAGCCTTAAAAAAATTAGCTTATGAAGTTGATGCACTTTTAGTAATTGGTGGAAAAAATTCGGCAAACACAAAAAGACTTTTTCAAACCGCTGTTGACACAAAAAAGCCTTCATGGTTGATTGAAGATGCCTCTGAAATACCGAAAGAGATTTTTTCTTATTCAGTGATAGGTTTAACTGCCGGAGCTTCAACTCCCGATTTTATAATCGATGAGGTAGAAAAAAAATTACTTGAGGGATAA